The Bdellovibrio sp. NC01 genome includes the window ATAAGAATACTGCCACGGACGGTAGGACAAAAGGACACCAGTATCGACGACAGGAACATTGTGCTCTGCCTCGAAACGCGCTTCCTCTTGGAGATCCAACATAAGCCTATCTAACTTTGACTTGTATTTCGCCAACGTAGGAGGGCTGACCCTCAGCAACGAAAAGCGAATGTAATCTTCGGGTTTAAACTCGTAAGACAAATAGCTAGATTTGGTCTGCTCAAACATCGCCTTACCAACGGGGCCATCACGGCGGAAACGCAAGAAGCCCTGCTTCTTCATTTTCACTTTATCGCGTGGATGCAATTCAATCAAATTAAGGCGATCCAACTGAAATAAAAATTTCTGCGATTCAGCGCGCGTGATTTGATATTCCTTTTCAATTTTTTGCGGCGTCTTTCCATCATGAAGCATCATGTAGTAATGAAGCAGTCGTGCATTTTCCGCCAATGCTTTTTCCTGCTCATCCGTCAACGTCATCACTTGATTGCCGTCTTCAAGATTTGCACTCTTCACCACTTCAGAAAAACTGATATCAGCAAGTCTGCAAATTTCTTCAAGACGTTCCAGACTTAAACTTTTAGAGGAAAGAATTCGTTTTACACTCGACTCACTGAGGTCGAGGGATTTTGCGAGATCTCTGTACAGAATATTCTTAGCTTTCAGAGTCCGTTTCAGAGCACCTAAAAATTGGTCTATTTGCGACATGGGGCCTCCGCCTGCCTACTAATATCAGAGTATTACAATGTGATACTCTTTGCAAGGGTATTGAATAACAGTGCCCATCAGCCGATCCTATCTATGTCACTGTAGGAGGTTGTTATGTCCATTCTAAAGTACTTATATGAAAGGCTCAGCTCCCGCCGCTCTTTCTTTTATGGCTGGGAACAACGCAGTTATGAACGACGCCAAGAGCAAATCTCGCGCGACATCCATTTATCTTGTCGAGTCGGACGAGATTAACTAATCTCCAGACATCTATGCAGACTGAGTCAGAAAATTCGACCCTCTTCAAAAGTCCCCTTTGGTTTTACATCAAGAATAATCCCCGAGCTTTCAGCTTGGGGATGCTTTTTTTATTTCTGACAAATGCACTTGATGGCGTTTATCCGTTGATCATGAAAAAAGCGCTCGATCAAATTGAAGCGCGCGTGACGATGGATGATCTGACAAAGACCTGCATTCTGTTTTTTGTCGTCATGACCGGCCTTGCGGTGACTCGCTACGGATGGCGCACGAACTTTGGTAAATTTCATACTTTCGCTGCCGAACACATTCGCCAAAAACTTTTTAAGCACGTAACATCATTGGGCCCCAACTTCTTTCACAAACATCAAGTTGGCGAGCTGATGAGTCTTGTCACGAATGACGTCCAATCCTTCCGTCAAGCCATCGGTCCTGGCATGTTGATT containing:
- a CDS encoding helix-turn-helix transcriptional regulator, with product MSQIDQFLGALKRTLKAKNILYRDLAKSLDLSESSVKRILSSKSLSLERLEEICRLADISFSEVVKSANLEDGNQVMTLTDEQEKALAENARLLHYYMMLHDGKTPQKIEKEYQITRAESQKFLFQLDRLNLIELHPRDKVKMKKQGFLRFRRDGPVGKAMFEQTKSSYLSYEFKPEDYIRFSLLRVSPPTLAKYKSKLDRLMLDLQEEARFEAEHNVPVVDTGVLLSYRPWQYSYMDAIKKKES